A portion of the Parcubacteria group bacterium genome contains these proteins:
- a CDS encoding alcohol dehydrogenase catalytic domain-containing protein — protein sequence MAESIVFHKPGRAKLEDVIAPSDVFEYSTKSRNGRWGVRVEPLVVGLCPTDQAGGSRDFPPGSTRSFDDPKNPAVAGHEFVGRVVEANPDARQKLSERGISMGDTVVVDINVGCGECTSCLRGDPPLYCRKGATFLGIGSSPGASWVREQTGREHLPGAYTNGFVIAPASNIYSVPVKRFENINQLAVFSQTDAVACAKTSCDTMGVTTFKQLRGFDNPKMLIVGAGRIGAWHVAVANDLLPNLEVYLADIDEENLCNVGDLFAIPEEKRYLVPKDLENPYSKENLESQFGEGVLFDFIVDAAGHNTLSGETIMKLMHESLAKGGAFCTTSHTGISGIDAGHPELLLGAKRFLNGLSPQNNFPYAVAFLARHLKKYESFVKEIKGGLHKELVHIVETGGGEYKKQMEGTTFYSVVGKVNL from the coding sequence ATGGCCGAATCAATCGTATTTCATAAACCAGGAAGAGCAAAGCTCGAGGACGTCATTGCCCCGAGTGATGTTTTTGAGTACAGCACCAAGAGTCGAAATGGTCGCTGGGGGGTGCGTGTTGAGCCCCTTGTTGTGGGGTTGTGCCCAACAGATCAGGCGGGTGGGAGTAGGGACTTTCCCCCAGGCAGCACTCGCTCATTCGACGATCCTAAAAACCCTGCAGTAGCAGGCCACGAGTTCGTGGGAAGAGTTGTCGAGGCCAATCCGGATGCCCGCCAAAAGCTCTCGGAGCGAGGCATTTCTATGGGTGATACTGTGGTGGTTGATATTAATGTTGGGTGCGGAGAATGTACCAGTTGTCTACGTGGCGATCCTCCGCTGTATTGTAGAAAGGGCGCAACCTTCCTCGGCATTGGCTCCTCGCCGGGCGCCTCTTGGGTTAGGGAGCAAACGGGGAGGGAGCATCTTCCTGGGGCGTACACAAACGGGTTCGTTATAGCTCCCGCGTCTAATATATACAGTGTCCCCGTAAAGCGTTTTGAGAATATAAATCAACTTGCGGTCTTTTCCCAAACAGATGCTGTCGCGTGCGCCAAGACGTCGTGCGACACCATGGGAGTCACAACGTTCAAACAATTACGCGGCTTTGATAACCCCAAAATGCTTATTGTCGGGGCAGGAAGAATCGGCGCATGGCATGTCGCAGTTGCGAATGATCTGCTACCAAACCTGGAAGTCTACTTAGCAGATATTGATGAAGAGAATCTCTGCAATGTGGGCGATTTGTTCGCCATTCCTGAAGAGAAGAGGTATCTTGTCCCCAAGGATCTAGAAAATCCGTACTCAAAAGAAAATCTAGAATCCCAGTTTGGCGAGGGTGTTCTATTTGATTTTATCGTTGACGCAGCCGGTCACAATACGCTTTCGGGGGAGACGATTATGAAACTCATGCACGAAAGTCTCGCTAAAGGCGGAGCATTTTGTACGACTTCCCATACTGGAATAAGCGGCATTGATGCCGGTCACCCCGAACTTTTGCTGGGGGCGAAGAGGTTCTTAAACGGGCTTTCGCCCCAGAATAATTTTCCATACGCAGTAGCATTCCTTGCACGCCACCTTAAAAAATACGAATCATTTGTTAAAGAAATTAAGGGCGGCCTACATAAGGAATTGGTGCACATTGTTGAAACAGGGGGCGGAGAATACAAAAAGCAAATGGAGGGAACCACTTTTTACAGCGTTGTAGGGAAGGTTAATCTCTAA
- a CDS encoding acylneuraminate cytidylyltransferase family protein, giving the protein MKIKALIPVRSGSTRVPNKNIRPFADATLLDIKIQQLLKVPLLDGIVVNSNDDEMLKIASQYERVELVKRDQKFATNTVSMTDVFQDMAEHFPGDVIVYCAVTYPLLGTETIGKIVAKYIEGAHDSVAPVSRVRQFLYKENKPLNFDPMHFPRSQDLPDIVALHWGAPVIARELMVERKNPVGANPFLYELTEEEALDIDTPFDFEIAEQLYRKKFAA; this is encoded by the coding sequence ATGAAAATCAAAGCGCTCATACCCGTTCGTTCAGGGTCTACACGAGTTCCCAATAAAAATATTCGTCCATTTGCGGATGCTACGCTGTTGGATATCAAAATCCAGCAGCTCCTCAAAGTGCCACTTTTGGATGGGATCGTCGTCAATTCTAATGATGACGAAATGTTGAAGATCGCTTCACAGTATGAACGTGTGGAGCTTGTGAAGAGAGACCAGAAGTTCGCAACTAACACCGTGTCTATGACAGATGTTTTTCAAGACATGGCAGAGCATTTTCCTGGTGATGTTATTGTATATTGCGCGGTAACCTACCCACTTTTAGGGACGGAGACCATAGGCAAGATTGTTGCAAAGTACATCGAGGGTGCTCATGATTCGGTCGCGCCCGTTTCCCGAGTAAGGCAGTTCTTATATAAAGAAAATAAACCTCTGAACTTTGACCCAATGCATTTCCCGAGAAGCCAGGATCTTCCTGACATTGTTGCGTTGCACTGGGGTGCTCCAGTCATCGCACGGGAGTTAATGGTAGAACGCAAAAACCCAGTTGGTGCGAACCCCTTCTTATATGAGCTTACGGAAGAAGAGGCACTTGATATAGATACGCCGTTTGATTTTGAGATTGCGGAACAGCTCTACCGAAAAAAGTTTGCTGCATAA
- a CDS encoding exostosin family protein, whose protein sequence is MYTPGQEGKDKDSVALYTGAVLNDVPVPFFLESFLQKKDVKNSLWNLFQGASGDVPLDFLRSTSDPQEADFLLLPHDYNFLEKTGNLQLVSEFVTLAKTHGKKILVFAMGDSDGHIDVPHSFVIRYSQYKYKKRENEIIAPPYLPIFKTSGLEEYRRKTWENLILRHKREKPTVSFYGWADFPSLYRKCTYACRVLFSDLKKHLFFDKHADLHKPGIYFRRKAIETLAKSSLLKTDFFMRKSFFSKGGRDGRDVINAKDVEQSYVQSILESDFVLAPKGMGNTSTRFFEALSLGRMPVLVDTDYVFPLAKHIDYSKFVLSVDHSRMKDLESTIVNFYNSLSDEEYKKRQKMARDAFLSLRPGAFLKTVLFELKEGQLK, encoded by the coding sequence ATGTACACCCCCGGACAAGAAGGTAAAGACAAAGACTCTGTCGCGCTCTATACAGGAGCCGTCTTGAATGATGTTCCGGTTCCATTTTTTTTAGAGAGCTTTCTACAGAAAAAAGATGTCAAAAACAGTCTTTGGAATCTTTTCCAAGGGGCAAGTGGTGACGTCCCGCTTGATTTTTTGCGTAGTACCTCTGACCCACAAGAAGCCGACTTTCTTCTTTTGCCACACGATTATAATTTTTTAGAGAAAACAGGTAATCTCCAACTTGTTTCCGAATTTGTTACTCTTGCCAAAACACACGGCAAGAAGATACTCGTTTTTGCAATGGGTGATTCAGATGGGCATATTGATGTTCCGCACTCTTTCGTGATCAGGTATTCCCAGTATAAGTACAAGAAAAGAGAGAATGAAATAATTGCGCCACCCTATTTGCCAATTTTTAAAACAAGCGGACTCGAAGAGTATAGAAGGAAAACCTGGGAAAACCTTATTCTCAGACACAAGCGAGAGAAACCGACGGTCAGCTTTTATGGTTGGGCTGATTTCCCCAGTCTCTATCGCAAATGTACCTATGCCTGTAGGGTACTTTTTTCCGACCTAAAAAAACATCTTTTTTTTGACAAACACGCTGATCTGCACAAGCCAGGCATTTATTTTAGGAGGAAAGCTATTGAAACGTTGGCAAAGTCCTCTCTTCTCAAAACAGATTTTTTTATGAGAAAATCTTTCTTTTCTAAAGGGGGTCGCGACGGGAGAGATGTGATAAACGCCAAAGACGTTGAGCAGTCGTACGTACAGAGTATTTTAGAATCTGATTTCGTGCTTGCCCCGAAGGGGATGGGGAATACATCCACAAGATTTTTTGAGGCACTATCACTCGGGCGCATGCCCGTCCTTGTCGATACTGATTATGTATTCCCACTTGCTAAGCATATCGATTACAGCAAGTTTGTTCTGTCCGTTGATCATAGTCGCATGAAGGACCTTGAGTCTACGATCGTAAACTTTTATAACTCGTTGAGTGACGAGGAGTACAAGAAGAGGCAAAAGATGGCGCGTGATGCCTTTTTGTCTTTGCGCCCCGGTGCATTTTTGAAGACGGTGCTTTTCGAATTGAAAGAGGGGCAGTTAAAATAG
- a CDS encoding ABC transporter ATP-binding protein, with product MKKLFKSFLHNISLLKRGFGPYKKQIAVLTLVGFLSGLLEGVGANALIPLFSFITGDGAGGEDFVSRSIERVFGFVGVDFTLTYLLFFIAALFILKAMVLFIGSYIQYKIAYGYEKRVRTELFEKSLRSTWGYLLNQKIGHLEKILSVEVRYVMRLLETVSSLVLILTSLLVFLAIAFNISIQTTSIALATGIVVMIVFQPLINKIRKITREVASRGRDIAHFVNENVLGMKTIKAMSVTSPVSLVGESNFEALRLLQIRRSLLSNAFGSFFQPFGVVFVLVLFAVSYKTSTFSLPAFIAIVYLIQRIFTQVHGFQTHTQTIFGMLPYLENVLSYQEHVVQNQEQDEGSKPFRFEKTFSFNNISFGYKADKNVLSNISFQIAKGSFIGLIGPSGAGKTTIVDLVLRLFKPNSGDILVDGISISEIDLHEFRKKVGYVSQDLHLINDTVANNIRFFDDAITDAKIQEAAKQANIQDTITSLPNGFDSIVGERGVQFSAGQRQRIVIARVLARNPRFLILDEATSALDNESEKKIQEVIENLKGKITVLVIAHRLGTVMNCDELLVLDRGEIIEKGKPKDLLANEQAYFYKMYNIRE from the coding sequence ATGAAAAAACTTTTTAAAAGTTTCTTACACAACATCAGTCTGCTCAAGCGAGGGTTTGGGCCCTACAAAAAACAGATTGCGGTCCTGACACTAGTCGGTTTTTTAAGCGGCCTCCTTGAGGGTGTGGGGGCGAACGCTTTGATACCCCTCTTCTCTTTTATTACTGGAGATGGGGCAGGTGGGGAAGATTTTGTCTCAAGGTCAATTGAGCGTGTCTTTGGTTTTGTCGGAGTCGATTTCACATTAACGTATCTGCTCTTTTTCATTGCCGCGCTTTTTATCTTAAAGGCAATGGTCTTATTTATTGGTTCGTACATACAATACAAGATAGCGTATGGGTATGAAAAAAGAGTCCGCACAGAACTTTTTGAAAAGTCCCTTCGCTCGACATGGGGGTACTTGCTCAACCAAAAAATCGGTCACTTGGAAAAGATACTTTCAGTTGAGGTGAGATACGTGATGCGTCTTTTGGAGACAGTGAGCTCCCTCGTGCTTATTCTGACGAGCTTACTTGTTTTCCTCGCAATTGCATTCAATATATCCATTCAAACTACTTCGATTGCCCTGGCCACAGGCATTGTCGTCATGATTGTATTCCAGCCGCTTATCAACAAGATACGCAAGATAACTCGAGAAGTTGCCTCAAGGGGGCGTGACATAGCGCACTTTGTTAATGAGAATGTGCTTGGCATGAAGACGATCAAAGCGATGTCTGTAACGAGCCCCGTCTCTCTCGTGGGAGAATCGAATTTTGAAGCATTGCGCCTTTTACAGATTAGGCGCTCTCTTTTGAGTAATGCTTTTGGGTCTTTTTTCCAGCCGTTCGGTGTGGTCTTTGTCCTAGTACTCTTTGCTGTTTCCTATAAGACGAGTACGTTTAGTCTCCCCGCTTTTATAGCAATTGTGTATCTGATACAGAGAATCTTCACTCAGGTGCATGGATTCCAGACCCATACCCAGACCATCTTTGGCATGCTCCCGTACCTTGAGAATGTGCTTTCGTATCAAGAACATGTAGTCCAAAACCAAGAACAGGATGAAGGCAGTAAGCCGTTTCGCTTTGAGAAAACATTTTCTTTCAACAACATCTCTTTTGGTTATAAAGCGGACAAGAATGTTCTTTCAAACATTTCCTTCCAGATCGCGAAGGGTTCATTTATCGGGCTCATCGGTCCCTCTGGTGCCGGCAAGACCACAATTGTTGATCTTGTGCTCCGCCTCTTTAAGCCCAATTCAGGAGATATTCTTGTAGACGGTATTTCAATTTCCGAGATTGACTTACACGAGTTTAGGAAAAAAGTAGGATATGTCTCTCAAGATCTGCATCTCATAAACGATACAGTTGCGAACAATATACGTTTTTTTGATGACGCGATAACCGATGCGAAGATTCAAGAGGCGGCGAAGCAAGCAAACATCCAAGATACAATCACATCCTTGCCTAATGGTTTTGATTCGATAGTGGGTGAACGTGGAGTTCAGTTTTCTGCTGGCCAACGGCAAAGAATTGTTATCGCACGCGTACTTGCTCGGAACCCCCGCTTTTTGATCTTGGACGAGGCGACAAGCGCTCTGGATAATGAATCGGAGAAAAAGATCCAAGAAGTCATTGAGAACCTTAAGGGCAAAATAACAGTTTTAGTCATTGCGCACCGGCTTGGAACAGTGATGAATTGCGACGAACTCCTTGTTCTTGATCGCGGAGAGATCATCGAAAAGGGAAAGCCAAAAGATTTGTTGGCCAATGAGCAGGCGTATTTCTACAAAATGTACAACATACGAGAATGA
- a CDS encoding CDP-glycerol glycerophosphotransferase family protein yields MAKKLKTIFIVITRGFLARGILRSGVLDGLKKAGYKIVIFFPSQNGEVADYLRKEFEDEHVILEGAPDIHIRGYSFFSWQTSFLVYSGSSWVYSQINLKRLQKAQYWKYFDLFFYGTLSKFHFLKTVTRFLEKKVFPASAYGKYFDTHKPDLVFSTSVMGKLDISMMKEAERRGVPTVSMPKSWDNVTMQLYRFVPDHLVVQNEIMKREVARVQRIDPAQISVSGFPQFDWYRRPEILVSRDEFCHSYGVDPERKIIFYGSEGAWSGDDQHIVSLLSHWVKNDMLGEKCALIIRPHFSEKDRGRFDEFKGSNVIVDDNFTTSDFLKPWDPNVSETKKFTNLLHHCDALVAVASTLTLDGVCFDKPLINVAFKILLHPKTGEDISSIWYDSDHYRWVMAAGGVDVVKSEEALKESLNLYLLDPARKREERKRLLEQLCFKVDGKSSDRIIDVIRKIVGDARA; encoded by the coding sequence ATGGCAAAGAAGCTCAAAACCATTTTCATTGTTATTACACGTGGGTTTCTTGCCCGCGGTATTTTGCGCAGTGGCGTCCTCGACGGCCTTAAGAAGGCGGGATACAAGATTGTTATTTTCTTTCCGTCCCAGAACGGAGAAGTCGCCGATTATCTTCGTAAAGAATTTGAAGATGAACACGTCATTCTTGAGGGGGCTCCAGATATCCACATTCGGGGGTATTCCTTTTTCTCGTGGCAGACAAGTTTTTTGGTCTACAGTGGGTCATCGTGGGTGTATAGCCAAATTAATCTTAAGCGGCTGCAAAAGGCTCAGTACTGGAAGTATTTTGACCTTTTCTTCTACGGGACATTGAGTAAGTTCCATTTTCTGAAAACAGTCACCCGTTTTTTGGAAAAAAAAGTATTTCCAGCTTCTGCGTACGGTAAGTATTTTGATACCCACAAACCGGATTTAGTTTTTTCCACATCGGTAATGGGGAAACTCGATATAAGTATGATGAAGGAAGCGGAGCGGCGAGGAGTCCCGACAGTGTCTATGCCTAAAAGCTGGGACAATGTGACCATGCAACTGTATCGGTTCGTCCCCGACCATCTGGTCGTGCAAAACGAGATCATGAAGAGAGAGGTTGCTCGTGTCCAGAGAATTGATCCTGCTCAAATCTCCGTTTCCGGTTTCCCGCAGTTTGATTGGTATCGAAGGCCAGAGATACTAGTGAGTCGTGATGAGTTCTGCCATTCCTATGGCGTCGATCCAGAGAGGAAGATTATCTTTTATGGTTCAGAAGGGGCGTGGTCAGGCGACGATCAGCATATCGTCTCCTTGCTTTCTCACTGGGTAAAGAACGACATGCTTGGGGAAAAATGTGCATTAATAATCCGACCCCACTTTTCAGAGAAAGATCGTGGTAGGTTCGATGAGTTCAAGGGTTCGAACGTGATAGTAGACGACAATTTTACAACGTCGGATTTTCTGAAGCCATGGGATCCTAATGTTTCTGAAACGAAGAAATTCACCAATTTGCTTCACCACTGTGATGCGCTGGTCGCGGTTGCTTCAACACTTACGTTAGACGGGGTTTGTTTTGATAAACCCCTGATTAATGTGGCGTTCAAGATCCTCCTTCATCCGAAAACAGGGGAAGATATCTCAAGCATTTGGTACGATTCAGATCATTACCGATGGGTCATGGCCGCCGGGGGTGTTGACGTAGTGAAATCAGAAGAGGCTCTTAAGGAAAGTCTGAACCTCTACCTCCTTGACCCTGCGCGAAAAAGAGAGGAAAGAAAGAGGCTGCTCGAACAGCTCTGTTTTAAGGTTGATGGCAAATCCTCAGACAGAATCATTGATGTTATACGAAAAATAGTAGGTGACGCCCGCGCATAA
- a CDS encoding methyltransferase domain-containing protein, with amino-acid sequence MKKDIKEKDMLRKFLEVFWLRPENALWCAYQDSAYQKGPHKLTSPSLDFGAGNGLLSFVSMGGVISPEYDFFTNAGSLDAFHQGVDIYDSFSNPGKPEYIIKKPDQVIDFALDHKENLLKQAEFLGVYEKLITADGNKAWPIESESLGSVISNVLYWLSDKHHSFRELHRILKKDGKAFLFLQTKNFTKFCISYHPENYPGYEQTLRKLNRNRIESHLWQTDLKELQEMATQYNFKLVHHQYCYSKLFLTMWDIGLRPLSPVLIDMANSFSAEERKKYKEKWVDILYEILKPVYDQETEKDLKEGGYIFVVLQKK; translated from the coding sequence ATGAAAAAAGATATTAAAGAAAAAGACATGCTTAGAAAATTCCTAGAAGTTTTTTGGCTACGGCCTGAAAACGCATTGTGGTGTGCGTATCAGGACAGTGCGTATCAAAAAGGTCCGCACAAGCTCACATCCCCGTCACTTGATTTTGGGGCGGGGAACGGGCTTTTGAGTTTTGTGTCTATGGGTGGCGTAATCTCGCCCGAATACGATTTTTTCACCAACGCCGGTAGTCTCGACGCCTTTCACCAGGGAGTTGATATTTACGACTCGTTTTCTAACCCAGGGAAGCCGGAGTACATTATAAAGAAGCCCGACCAAGTTATTGATTTTGCCCTCGACCACAAAGAGAACCTGCTTAAGCAAGCCGAGTTTCTTGGAGTGTATGAGAAACTCATCACCGCAGATGGAAACAAGGCATGGCCCATTGAGTCGGAGTCGCTCGGATCCGTCATTTCAAACGTCTTGTACTGGCTTTCTGACAAGCATCACTCTTTTCGTGAGCTCCATCGCATTTTAAAGAAGGACGGCAAGGCGTTTTTGTTTTTACAGACGAAGAATTTCACAAAGTTTTGTATTTCATATCATCCCGAAAATTATCCCGGATACGAACAGACCTTGAGGAAACTCAATCGCAACAGGATAGAGTCGCATTTGTGGCAGACTGATCTCAAAGAATTGCAGGAGATGGCCACGCAGTACAACTTTAAGCTTGTCCACCACCAATATTGCTATTCGAAGCTCTTCCTCACCATGTGGGACATTGGTCTCCGCCCGCTTTCACCGGTCTTGATCGATATGGCAAACTCTTTCAGTGCTGAGGAAAGAAAAAAATACAAAGAAAAATGGGTGGATATTCTCTACGAGATATTGAAGCCGGTCTACGATCAAGAGACAGAAAAAGATTTGAAAGAAGGGGGGTATATTTTTGTTGTCTTGCAAAAAAAATAA
- a CDS encoding polysaccharide deacetylase family protein: MTLFNPQDKQILVTYHYVRDPDPKFSAIHSCPVAEFDRQIAFLKEQFAVVSIPEVFEAAREKSDKRVCAVTFDDGLKDNFENAVPILEKHAVKHATFFPITETFENVLPATHKIHIILSYVPTEKLVEEFNVFLRETNPDKVATYTIPKDRRITEARKVWDDVFTANFKETMNIIPLEMRDAFLQRVFLTLGLDEKEFARDLFMSTVEIEELGRKGFAIGSHGHTHTPFDRLGEKEVRHEVIKSKEGLGRILGREVTLLSYPQGGAPEYASVVLKEEGFTHALTTEKRGVSETDSQFRIPRYDTNNIRDFLEKV, encoded by the coding sequence ATGACATTATTTAACCCCCAAGACAAACAAATACTTGTCACGTATCATTATGTACGCGATCCTGATCCTAAGTTCTCGGCAATTCATTCATGCCCGGTAGCGGAATTTGATCGGCAGATTGCCTTTTTGAAAGAGCAATTCGCCGTTGTCTCAATCCCCGAAGTTTTCGAGGCGGCCCGCGAGAAGTCTGACAAGAGGGTGTGCGCCGTAACTTTTGATGACGGACTCAAGGACAACTTTGAGAACGCCGTCCCTATATTAGAGAAACACGCTGTAAAACATGCGACCTTTTTCCCCATTACCGAAACATTCGAAAATGTACTTCCAGCAACGCACAAGATACATATCATCCTTTCTTATGTCCCGACAGAAAAACTCGTCGAGGAGTTCAATGTTTTTTTAAGGGAAACTAATCCGGACAAGGTCGCTACGTATACTATTCCTAAAGATAGGCGAATTACGGAAGCAAGAAAGGTGTGGGACGATGTATTTACAGCAAACTTTAAGGAGACCATGAACATCATCCCGCTTGAGATGAGAGATGCCTTTTTGCAAAGAGTTTTTCTTACTTTGGGCCTCGACGAGAAGGAGTTCGCGCGCGACCTCTTCATGTCGACAGTAGAAATTGAGGAACTGGGTAGAAAAGGGTTTGCCATCGGAAGCCACGGTCACACACATACCCCCTTCGATCGTTTGGGTGAAAAAGAGGTGAGGCACGAAGTCATTAAGTCAAAAGAGGGATTGGGTCGTATACTGGGGAGAGAGGTTACGTTGCTTTCCTATCCCCAGGGGGGCGCTCCAGAATATGCGTCCGTGGTTCTTAAGGAAGAAGGGTTCACGCACGCGCTTACAACCGAAAAGCGAGGGGTTTCGGAGACGGACAGTCAGTTTCGTATTCCTCGTTATGATACGAATAATATAAGAGATTTCCTGGAAAAGGTCTAA
- the asnB gene encoding asparagine synthase (glutamine-hydrolyzing) translates to MCAIIGALGVTLPREQVEHARDSMTHRGPDDAGLYYDAKEGVALGHRRLSIIDLTQAGHQPFVSNDGRFIIVYNGEVYNYVELKEELKGMYEFKTETDTEVLLAAYMAWGEKCLNRLNGMFAFAIWDKKEKKLFCARDRMGVKPFFYTVQRNAFYFSSEIKGLHALGFGKAPNERMIFDYLYYGLYDHTNETFFSDIQKLPAGSYLLWENGAITISSYWDLKNHGSLKGGDTQDAESLKGRFKELLADAIRIRFRSDVPVGINLSSGLDSNTLLYFSKKILNQDLPSFSFCYEDERYNECRSIEAHLNQAQRARWHTTSISPETILTEAARMNLVQGEPYGGIPTLAHDHLFRMAREKGVTVLLEGQGGDEILGGYSYYRHEYEKDRGGEPTQKRVAPSLYGQDASSLRRANILNDDFVKKHEKNAIFFEAPLDSHVQNAQYRDIAHTKLPRVLRFHDHMSMAYGTELRLPLLDYRLVEFCFSLPIQYKINELSQKVLIREAMGEYLPDIVGATEKKTFSSVQGDWFRKYHKEMILEILNSPSFKRRPYWNHEVLGRQVEDFWKGNQDNSFFIWQCVNLELWFRAFID, encoded by the coding sequence ATGTGTGCAATAATCGGAGCCCTTGGGGTGACTCTTCCTCGGGAACAAGTTGAACATGCGCGAGATAGCATGACGCATCGTGGACCTGACGATGCGGGACTTTATTATGATGCCAAAGAGGGTGTCGCACTAGGGCATAGGCGGCTTTCAATCATCGACCTTACACAGGCCGGGCACCAACCTTTTGTCTCAAATGACGGGCGTTTTATCATTGTCTACAACGGCGAGGTATATAACTACGTAGAACTCAAGGAGGAGTTAAAGGGTATGTATGAGTTCAAAACAGAGACTGACACCGAAGTCCTTCTTGCTGCGTATATGGCATGGGGCGAAAAATGCCTCAACCGACTTAACGGGATGTTCGCTTTTGCCATATGGGATAAAAAGGAGAAAAAGCTTTTTTGTGCGCGAGACAGAATGGGAGTGAAGCCGTTTTTCTATACAGTGCAAAGGAACGCATTTTATTTTTCTTCTGAAATAAAAGGACTTCATGCCCTTGGTTTTGGGAAAGCCCCCAACGAACGAATGATATTTGATTATCTCTATTACGGGCTTTATGACCATACGAACGAAACCTTCTTTTCTGACATACAAAAATTGCCAGCGGGGAGTTACCTCCTGTGGGAGAACGGGGCTATTACCATCTCCTCGTATTGGGATCTTAAAAACCACGGAAGCTTAAAGGGGGGAGACACACAGGATGCCGAGTCCTTGAAGGGGCGGTTCAAAGAGCTTCTTGCCGATGCGATAAGGATTCGCTTCAGAAGTGATGTGCCCGTAGGTATCAATCTTTCGAGTGGGCTTGATTCCAATACGCTGCTTTATTTCTCAAAAAAAATCCTGAATCAGGATTTGCCGTCTTTCTCGTTTTGCTATGAAGACGAAAGGTACAATGAATGCCGATCTATTGAAGCACATCTGAATCAAGCGCAAAGGGCAAGGTGGCATACGACAAGCATATCTCCCGAAACTATCCTTACTGAAGCAGCTCGCATGAATCTTGTGCAAGGGGAGCCCTATGGTGGCATTCCAACACTTGCCCACGACCATCTGTTCCGAATGGCGCGGGAGAAGGGCGTGACCGTACTTTTGGAGGGGCAAGGAGGTGATGAGATCCTTGGGGGGTATTCGTACTATCGACACGAATACGAAAAAGACAGAGGGGGAGAACCTACGCAAAAAAGAGTTGCCCCTAGCTTGTATGGACAGGACGCATCCTCATTGCGACGAGCCAACATTTTGAACGATGACTTTGTAAAAAAGCATGAAAAGAACGCGATCTTTTTTGAGGCTCCTCTTGATTCACATGTGCAGAATGCGCAGTATAGAGATATTGCTCATACAAAATTGCCGCGTGTTCTTAGATTCCACGATCACATGAGCATGGCGTATGGCACTGAACTACGACTACCCCTTCTGGACTATCGTTTAGTTGAGTTTTGCTTCTCTCTCCCCATTCAATATAAAATTAATGAGCTTTCCCAAAAGGTTCTCATTCGTGAAGCGATGGGGGAATATTTGCCAGATATCGTCGGCGCGACCGAAAAGAAGACATTCAGCAGTGTGCAGGGCGATTGGTTTAGGAAGTATCATAAGGAGATGATTTTGGAGATACTCAATTCGCCGTCATTTAAACGAAGACCCTATTGGAACCACGAAGTTCTCGGAAGGCAGGTGGAGGACTTTTGGAAGGGGAATCAGGACAATTCCTTTTTTATCTGGCAATGCGTAAACCTCGAATTATGGTTTAGAGCATTTATAGATTAA
- a CDS encoding CDP-alcohol phosphatidyltransferase family protein → MKYTLKQILATRYDPGRSVSRKIEERLIPINAIGKLLAPYPAYLYLNLGLKPDHITFISFLFIGAAAYFFVIGNPLVAVISLLLFILHDSVDGDMARVRGASSYGAIMDSFGADIFYSVVPVSVGYYLFSLNVSVYALTPSSILFLSALTSISFLFYRLTNTKILTFFWDKGGKEKTSVFDDVSEAGSPPGLFVRLAKIYHHTLIKGNFFAEPGIVTWITILALLKQWEFLGGYMILILLYNLGYLVPNFARTYFSFLAYEKGVSREAGK, encoded by the coding sequence ATGAAGTACACACTGAAACAAATTCTTGCGACACGCTATGACCCAGGGAGAAGCGTATCTCGAAAGATCGAAGAACGTCTTATACCCATTAACGCTATTGGGAAGTTGTTGGCGCCATACCCCGCATATCTGTATCTCAACCTTGGTCTCAAGCCGGACCATATAACCTTTATTAGCTTTCTTTTTATTGGCGCGGCTGCATATTTTTTTGTCATTGGTAATCCTCTCGTGGCAGTCATATCTCTCCTCCTCTTCATTCTTCATGATTCCGTCGACGGCGACATGGCGCGTGTGCGCGGAGCTTCTTCATATGGAGCCATCATGGATTCCTTTGGCGCTGACATCTTTTACTCCGTTGTCCCCGTATCTGTAGGGTACTATCTTTTTTCATTGAATGTCTCCGTGTACGCTCTCACTCCGTCGTCTATACTTTTTCTATCTGCGCTTACTTCGATCTCCTTTCTTTTCTACCGTCTCACGAACACAAAGATACTGACTTTCTTTTGGGACAAGGGCGGGAAAGAAAAGACCAGTGTTTTTGACGATGTAAGTGAAGCGGGGTCTCCCCCAGGATTATTTGTCCGTCTCGCGAAGATATATCACCACACGCTTATCAAAGGAAATTTCTTTGCCGAACCCGGTATTGTAACCTGGATTACCATTCTCGCACTTCTCAAGCAGTGGGAGTTTCTGGGGGGCTATATGATTCTTATATTGCTCTACAACCTTGGCTATCTTGTGCCAAACTTTGCACGCACTTATTTTTCTTTTCTTGCGTATGAAAAAGGAGTAAGTCGCGAGGCGGGCAAGTAA